The sequence below is a genomic window from Ipomoea triloba cultivar NCNSP0323 chromosome 2, ASM357664v1.
TACAAGATCCTCCAAGAGTGTGTTGGCATACTTACCAAAACTCTCTTCAATACTGTCCATATCAGTCATAGACTTTCCAAGTTGACCACCCAAAATCTTTCCATGTATCTAGATGGCAAGGGAATCAGACGAGATTTCTTGGGGTTTCTTTCCTTTTGGATCAATAGCAACATTCATTCCCGGAGCAACCCACGACCGTCGCTCAACGGTCGTTTCTGGAGCAACCCACTTTTGACCCACTGCTGGGGAACACCTCCGGCCACCTGCCCTCAGCTCTGGCCCAAACGGCTTTTCAGATCTCCAATCCCATCCATGCACCCTCTTAGGACAAACTCGGTCCCATTGCCAATAACTCCGCAAATAAAACAGAATGTAGGCAACCTTTCGTAACGAAACTCAATTCTTACCTAATCGCCAGTATCCCGTCGCAGCTTCATACCCTTCTTTAATGGTTTCTCAACTTCCAACTCCACTCATAGTCGATAAAACACCCTCATGGAACCATCAAAGTTACGTTCATCTAAGGTCACCACCTGGCCAAGAAAACCACCAACAGCCATTAGCACTACTTCCGAACGAAGGCCAATCGGAAAATCATAAACTTTGACCCAAAACTGAGCATGATCCAATGAGATCGAATCTGGATCCTCACCATGAGCCAGCCGTTTAAGAATCAAAAGGTTTTGCTCAAAAGTCTAGGGCCTTTCCTCGACAATCCGAGAGATATCACTCTCATGAAAAAAGCGAAACAAAAACCTTCTGGATGGAAGTTCCTTCATGTTCATACCCATCGCCGGATGCCAAACACTAGCCATTGTGTccctaaaaaacaaaaacttggtAGGTTTATTAGAGACAATATGCCCAACAACGTAGAACTCTTCCTCATACAAAGCCTCAACGGGAACGTTCCCAACCTGTTGAACACCCTCCTCATCATCAAGATCGACAAGGGTCAAGGTTGCCAACGCATTCATTGTACTATCAGACGCCATGGAAACGAGAACAAAGCGACGCAAATGGAGCAAAGGAAACAACTCTCAGacgagaagaagaaaaaactcGTGAAGAAAGCGAGAGAGGAAATTCCTTTAGTTTGATCGGGACAACCCAATTCCCACACACTTactcctttctttttctcttttttcgcTTTTCTTGTTTGTTTAGGTTTGTAACTATGTGACTAGTGGAAGGGCGCTTTGATGATACTTCATCAGATGATTTGACAAGAAAGACTGGGTAGattatagagaaaaaaaaacaaagagatgAAAGGAATTTTGGATTGGGTCAGTAATCCAAGGCAAGGTTGGGTTGGTATGGATAAAAGAACTTCCTATGTTATACTATTCAATTCTCGATGACGAATTTATTTGATAGCTCAGATATTGTTATTCATGATATTGATCCTATTCAATATCATCGAGAGGTAATTGATTGAATTTATAAGCAAAAGATTTATCATCTCTATGGGATTAAATCCCGAGTTATTGCGAAGTAAAAAAACGACAAGATTATGGAAGTCAATATTCTTGCATTTATTGCTACTGCACTATTTATTCTAGTTCCTACCGCCTTTCTCCTTATCATTTACGTAAAAACAGTCAGTCAAAATGATTAATGaatcattaatttatttgaatgaAACTTGACTTCTGAGTTCTTatcaaaaattgataaaaaaatgaCAATTCCATTTTTACGTCTTAAATGAAATGAACGGGCTCGAATTAGCAATATACTAATAGATAGTATGGTAAGAAAGAAATAGATGAATCTTTTTTTCTACCATACTATCTATTAGGGTTATTCTAGTTAGAAAACtctagaaaaaaaatgaaaaaagaaagtatatataattataaaatcaaaaaGAATTCTAATTCTAAAATAAAGTATAGAGGCTTAAATAGatcaaattacaatatttatattcatcATATATGTGAATATCTATTCCATAGATGGAGTGGATATAGCACCCAATTCGATTTATTTTGTTACATCTCAATTCTGAAAGTGGGAAAGATCCGTCGGATCTAATTAGAATATTCCATTCTATTGACAATTTCAAAAAACTGTTCATACTATACTCATAGTATGAGGGCGGTTGGACAAGCAGGCCCCCATCGTCTAGTGGTTCAGGACATCTCTCTTTCAAGGAGGCAGCGGGGATTCGAATTCCCCTGGGGGTAGGGTACTATGAAAGGAAGTTTCTCATGGATTACCAATTTCAATTTGATTCTTCCTGGGTCGATGCCCGAGTGGTTAATGGGGACGGACTGTAAATTCGTTGGCAATATGCCTACGCTGGTTCAAATCCAGCTCGGCCCAATAATTCGCCAATCCACCATAAGATGATAGAACCCCCTTGTCCTTCAGAAAGACCTGATACGTAGATAAAAAGAATCAAGATTTCTGCTAGATCCCTTATTTCCCTGGGATTGTAGTTCAATTGGTCAGAGCACCGCCCTGTCAAGGCGGAAGCTGCGGGTTCGAGCCCCGTCAGTCCCGACGGATCCAATAAATACATCAACTCAGCTCTACTGTTTTCTAATTTATGAAGAGGGCTGAGGCAGAATTTCATTGTCAAAGCAAGGGGGGATCctttttgctttctttttttttcattttaataagGTCCCATCGAAGAAAGAACAAATACCCCCAAAAAAGTAGTGAATTTGATGAATATTTGTTTGATGTTTTATGAGGTCTCATCTTTATCACACTTCTTTGTCTTCCAAAAAAATCACAGTAAAATGTCGAACGAAactcctttctttttctcttttttcgcTTTTCTTGTTTGTTTAGGTTTGTAACTATGTGACTAGTGGAAGGGCGCTTTGATGATACTTCATCAGATGATTTGACAAGAAAGACTAGGTAGattatagagaaaaaaaaaacaaagagatgAAAGGAATTTtggtcttttcctttctttatgTATTCTTTCTTCCATCATGTACTAGGCAAATTAGGCAAACTAAGCTTAAatcattctttcaaaaaaaaaaaaaaaaaaaaacttcaatcagaaatccccaaatcaactgTGAAATTCTCAAATCATGCCTGAAATCCTTATTTGGTTTGTTGTTGCTTTGGGGTTTCATTAGATTGAAGTTTATCAATTCGTAGCTTCATCAATATGcagtttcaattttttatagCCAGTTTGgtttgttgaaaaatatttgaatggtGTAAATGTTCATACAAAAGAACTAGGTactacaacaatttttttttttttgcaaattataatatatgataGGACGTGGACCAAAGCACGTGTTTGAATATAGCTTCAAAGTAGTGTTTGGTTCACCTTTTGCTTAATGTAGCTCTAAAGTAGCGCACTGCGAAGGGAATATTGttccattatatttattaatatcttaattattatataaaattatagattgaatatatatctttaaaaaaaactaaatatatattgcaGCAGATTTTATGCTAgaaaatggttttcaaaaataaaaagaagaaatgaaaaggaaattaaaaaatgtcaaatcatCATACACGTTAACATGCAACCTGCTAGATGGGGGTTTTAACATGCtattaggtgaaattgcatacatttagaGTGTTGAgtgacttaattgcactttttttttcgttcagtgaccAAATTGCACTTTCACGTTTCGTTCaatggctaatttgaaccttattccaataAAATTCATCCCCTACTcatatataaattgataaatcataatttaaataaaaagtttaCGAACGTAACACGAATTGGATTCAAATCAATCACAtaatggtcctgtttggtaaatgactgttagctgattgggttggctgtttgggttagaaggtatgattttttgataacattagctgattgtagaaagttgtttgataaattagttgttagctgatagctgtttgatataatttcttttctcaaaaagctaattgaaaagactgtttgagtagccttttgaattttagcattttggagttactaAAAGCTTAttagtcaaacaactaatagtggtcaaataagccaaaattggctgataggctgattatttaccaaacagggccaatagcTTTGAACACATTCTATATGCCTTAGTTCGCTTCCTTGTGTTATTGGATTTACAAATTTGAGCATGTCAAATATATGTAacataagggtgtgtttgaaaactcaaaaaatgatttctgaaaatcatttttagtttctagtgtttggatgtgcCTAGAAAATCAAGTCAACAGAAATCGTTTTCTGTTAACTTAGGAAAATAGGgatgttttggagaaaaatgaCTTTCACCAAAATTTGGACAAAGTCATTTTCCACAGACCAATCACAACCTTGTTCTAAAGGAAAGGGATCAACCTCTCACACTTGTGTCCGTGACGACAAGTCCAGTTCCTGGATACACCGATTTCTACTGGAaaccatagtttttttttttaatgtaataaataacattatttttaatattactataaatatttttatattctaaataaaacaattaaaatatttaattgtacggttctactcattttctaaaaaatgaaccaaatataCTAAGATAGTTTTCCAAAATGTAACTAAACACAGAAAAAGaaactattttatgaaaaatgactcatttttcagaagttatttttctgatttccaaacacaccctaagctAATTTACTTTATTGTGATCTTTTGGCAACTAAGATCGTAAACAAAATTTATCCAGAACGTATATCCAAATAGCAAGTAACTtaagttaatttattttcttatagcaAGTAACTtaagttaaatatatatacttcacTCAAAGCTATGGGTGAGTAAACGGTCAGTCAATTATGAAGAATCGAATAACTGACCGTGATTATTGACTGCCATAATCGACCAAAACTTACCAAAAGATCAGACCTACCATCGATTTTGGTTGGTTAACAAATAACCGAAACTACacatatattcaacaattaatacatatgctattatatatttatatatcaatCTCGCAGCGTCCAAAATTTGaacacaacaaataataataatatgtatagaTTGACAGAATAAGTTAACATATTAATTACCTActtaacattaaatattaacataataatagtAAATGCTAAATATTAACTAAATAACATATTTAAAGTAAATCTGTAATAACATATTAGCAGTATTACAGtaaatgatttattaattaaaaaatacaacagagtaataacatattaatagtaaatgatttattaattgTCTAAAAAAATTACCTACTTAatgacttttatatatatatatatatatatatatatatatatatatatatatatggataaccAAAAAAtcgaaaaattaatttttttaatattgaaaattgTAACCGATCAATAACTAATTTTTTCAATCAATTCAGTTATCGATTAGCGGTTATTATGCGATTAATTGATATTTTGCTCATCCCTACTCAAACCACATAGTGTGGGGTTTTTAAGTAAATCAAAATTCTATTTGGGTTTGTACAGAGCGTACAACAGGGGCAGTTATGTACTTTCAAAGAGAATCCGATCAAAGGTTGTAACCACCAATGTTGAGATGCTCTCTGAATTCTAGGCCAACCAAACAGatacttaaaagttaaaaccgAGAAacgcagagagagagagagagagagagagagagagagagagagagagaggggcgACAATGGCGGTGCCGAATGTAATAGTATCTTATCCTGCTAATCCATGGCAGCTGACGTCACCCTCCGCTTCACTCTCTTTCCACTGTTACAACCATCGTTATTTTAATAACAACAACAGTTTTATaatcaataataacaataatgcgAAGCAGCAGCATTATTTTAACGTTGTTTCCAGTCTCCCTCTGCCCAAGGTCGGAACTGCAGCAAAACCCAAGCTTTCTTGTTTCACCTCAAGAATGCCGTTCTGCTCCTCCGATTCACCAGGTAatttctgtaatttttttttttttttaccgtcTTTGATCGTTGCGACGTTGTCTATTGGATTTCATCGTATAGTCATgtgtacggagtaattttttttttttctctccgaTTAATATAGATAAAGATTGGATTTTCCCAGTATTCCTCTGCTCTAGTGCTTTTCTTCAACCTCGTACTCTTCTCTGAATTCCTCCACAGACACCCAGGATTAGGAATGAAGATGTTGTGGGCTGCCTGTAGCTTAGTTGAGGAGTAGATTGAATCCGAATAGTCAAAATACGTATCTGGATCAAGCAAGCACTTATCCTATGCTAAAAATTAtgctcaattttattttattttatacctGTCAAACCGGAACTTGAGtctaataccacttgttaggattaAGTACTTACCATCACAAGTTATAGGAGTAACAAAAATACAACTTTATTTGCTTATATTGTAATCACATTTTCGAAAGACAGGGTGTGGACTTGACTCTTTATCGATAATACGAGAGTTACACCTAATGTGAGCATCGGGCACTGATTCTCTTAACTAATGGACCCTCAAGATACCATAATTTACTCCACTATATGTGGAGCCAGGGCTTTTGTGGGCTAGGATGTTGGGGGGCTTTATCTGTTCATATTTCCTCTATTTCTTCATGCAGGTTCATGGATGCAAGATCATTCTTCCCACCATGACAGTCCTGCTTCAAATGGAAGGAAACACAGTTCATCAGTGCATTCAGTTTCCCCCACAAAATCTGTTGAAGTTGCATCTGTAAATGACCTTTATGATTTCATATGCTCCGGCCCCCTAGTGAACAAAACAGGCCTAACCCCCGAAGCAGTGGCGGAGTCCATTGATAAGTGGATAGAATATGGATCAATACTGTGTAGACTGTTTCAGCTCAACCAGCTAACCCTTAATCTCCCCCAGAAAGTTAGAATTTATCATTACTATATCCCAGTGTTCTTGTGGTGTGAAAAGGAAATAGCAGATCATTGCTCTAAGTTCAAGGGTGCAGATGAAGTTCCTCCTTTGGTGGTAATTGAACACACATTTCTCATTTGCTTTGTTGGTTTCGAAATTCAAAAACTTCTCAGATAGGTGGTGTTGAAATGATTTGGAAACCAGCAAACTGAAAAGGGTATTCTGGTTTTGGAGTGCAGATTGGGTTTAGTGCACCACAAGGCTGTGGGAAGACGACGCTTGTTTTTGCGCTGGATTATCTTTTCCAGGTGACTGGGAGGTAGGTTGCGTGATACTCCGTTTTTTATCAATGATTTCTGTGAGTAAATGAAGAACGCGTTTATGTGTTGAATGTCAGGAAGTCAGCTATGCTTTCCATTGATGATTTCTATTTGACAGCTGAGGACCAGGTCATCCTTTAAACAAGTGTTATAGGATCGTTTAACTTGTGGTTTTCGTAGTCTCTGATGCATCGTTAATTTGGTTTTAGGCCAAACTAAGAGAAAGCAATCCCGGGAATTTGCTATTAGAGGTAGTAATCTACATGTTGCATAGTTGTGGTTTACAGTGGTAGCACTTTTGTGTTTAAGAAAATGATGAGATGTGTGTTTTCGTTCCAGTTGCGTGGCAATGCTGGAAGCCATGATCTTCCATTTGCTGTTGAGACTCTGACTGCTCTAACCAAATTGACTAAAGAAGGTTAAATCTTCTGCTTTCTGTACAATGATCCCGTAAAGATATATATTGCCAATTGATTTGTCTGTGCTATCCAGGTACGAAGATGAAGCTCCCTCGGTATGATAAAGTAAGAATCACTCACTCACTAACTTGTTATATAATACCATATATACCGGTTTCTAGCTATTTTATCTCGGATAGATTCTTCACTAATTCTGTCATATGACTGACTTGCAGTCTGCATACAGTGGTAGAGGCGATAGAGCTGATCCTTCCACATGGCCAGAGATTGAAGGGCCCCTTACGGTGCTTGCAAAACTcagacattattattattattattatttctatatacTTTGATAGCCAAAGCAATATAAGTGCTTTTTAATCTTTCGGGATAAATGGAAAGACTAGCTAGCATGCAGCTTCTCCTTTTCCTCGCTCATCTCTACCTAGATGGTGAATACTGTACTGATTTTCCTCGTTGGTTGGTTCCTATCCTAGGTGGTTCTTTTTGAGGGTTGGATGCTCGGTTTCAAACCCCTTCCATCTGAAGTTGTCAAAGCTGTCGACCCACAGGTTTCGTTTCAACTAATCTTAGTTCATCGCAGTCTGTTAGTCTAAACAGTATTTTACTTGTGTTCAACGCCAATACTGCAGCTAGAGACTGTTAACAAGAACTTAGAAGCATACTATGATGCATGGGACAAGTTCGTAAAATCATGGATAGTTATCAAGATTCAAGACCCAACGTGCGTTTATAATTGGCGATTGCAGGTTAGCAAACCCACCATATCCCTTCACACGCCAAAAAATTCCTCTCGTCCCTGGATTAATCCAAAAGTTTTGCTTCTGTCACACTTGGCTTAACTAGTTCTGGGAATTTTCAGGCCGAGATTGCTATGAGGGCTGATGGAAAACCTGGGATGTCCGATGAGGAGGTAGTTTAATACCTTAATCTCACTTTACTGCTTTGGATATTATAGTACAATAGTAGTCAATACAACACACCTACCTAAGAAACTCTCTTCCCTGCTCACAGGTTAAAGATTTTGTGTCGCGCTACTTGCCAGCTTACCACGCGTACCTTCCTACCCTCTACTCAGAGGGACCAAGCGGCGCAGATCCAGACCACTTTCTTCTCATTGAAATCGACGAGGGCAGGAACCCCATTCTTGGTTGCTAGGTACAACTTTCGACTGCAGAATGTCTGTTAAGATCCAGCCTCTGGTTTCTATGTTTTTGTACAAAGATTCTACCTAACTTTTGCTTCCTTCTTTGTTACTCATGATATGTTTTTTGGTCGAATTCGACTACATATGTTAATCATTGTCgaggaaatatatatagaataagATTTTTACTTCAACTTTGAACCAAATCTgactttttaaaacaaattttatttatcattaCACATTTCACATCACAAATTCACTACCTGGCCTGTGGTCTTTTGTCAGTTAAGATCATAAGACGGGATTAACCTGTGCACACTCTCAGATAGTGGTTTTGAGTTTTTCActcgtcattcaaaaaaaaaaaaaaatcacaacataaCAGACAGtcagacacacacacatacatacatacattatgCATACAAGAGTTCAGAAACATTTGCAGCAAAGGATGTCCAGACAGCACTCGCAGGTTTCATAGCAGCAACAGCAGCAACACACCGTGAACAAACTGCATCAACAACAACGTTGTACAAACAAACATATCATATCATCTGAGAGTCATTCATGTTAGTTATGATAAACATAGATTCTGTTTCTAAGTGGCGTTGATTTCAACTAGAAAAATGAAAACGTTACCGACCAAGCATAGAGGCAGCCTCTCTCCCCGTGCCGGTGTCTGACATGTTCAACGTAAGAGTCGTATGAAAACCGCTGGGGAGCTGGGGCGTACATTTCTTCTTTACACACCACACCTCGCTCTGATCTGGTTTTTAAGCTTAATGATGGATGTTTGGTGGTactcatctatatatatatataggcatatAGCTAGTGTTGAAGAAATGAATTCCTTATGGCATAAGCTGATAAGCAACATTGGACTTAGCTTGCGTGTTCTTATTTATcaccatttatttttttatttttttttttactttttgggATTATTTTATGCATTAACTCACAATCTCTGCAACACAAATTGATTTCTTGGAAAATCTTACcataaaatattatagtttgGTGTGATGGCGTTCAAACATTCAAGTGATTTACCAATATCCATAATATATTAGTTTTACTGAAAGGATGAAACATTTCATATATTAGATTAGATATGTACGTAAGTACCATAGAGTGAAGAGTCGCAGCAGTCTTTTCACAAATTTTGAGAAGTCAAGTAAGATAGAgggtgccaaagaccttgtggtctagtggcatccggtgtcccgattaacactcccacatggatgaggGAGTgggttagtagtactcaaaaaaaaaaagaagactaaagtgtcatcccgcatcCTGAATCATAAGGGATTCTTCATACCGCACCATGTACTTtcataagtgattattcgatCCACAAACCACTAAATTTTTTTCGCCTAGAACTTTTTGCAGGTTTccaggttactatgatgacatggcGTCGGTTATTAGCTGATGTGGtttattgattttaattaaaaataaaacataccaGAGATGGAATCCCCCTAagcatttttcaattaaaaaaaaaaaaactaaaaaacaaagtaAGAATTGGGAGCAACGACGCCACTCTGGCTCAACAACATCGCCACCCTCGACCGCGACTCCAACTAGCGACTCACTCCCGGCTTTCTGCGAGCCCTCATAGCCCGCGCTGCCATGAGCGGCACGTGCAAGCTTCTCGCCGGCATGACTGACCTCTACCCCGGCCTCAACCTCAACATGAACACCCACAGATTCTCAATCATAAAGCTCGCCAACTGCAAAATCTCGAATCAATCCTTCTCCTAATCGACGAGGACGCCGACTTCACCTCCAACAACCTCGTCTGCACGGGGTAAACAActaaacacaaatatatattttatctacTTATGGATTCTGTACGACACGGTGGTCACGTTCCTTCCCAGAGAGAAGACAATGTTGTTGTTTGTGCTCACCTGGAAATGCTATGAACCATACGAGGCCCAGTTGTTAATGTCTATGTCTCCAAGGATAGAGTTACCAATGCTCATCACAAGAAAACTCCATTATATTCCCGGCCAGtgattcaatataatataatcatcAAGGCAGGCTGTGTCACAAGGTAACTATTGCTTGTTTCTTGTTGACATTGAGCAAGAAGATGTAGCAGCTGAATATGGGAACTTCCTACCCATTTCCAGTAACAGAAGAAGAGAGGatcaaatgatatatataaatatttgggAAAGGGGTGCTAAGATTGCTGGTATCTTGCATGGAGATGAGTCTGCTATCATGCTACATACAAATAGAGGTAATGTTGAATGCATCTATCCCAAAAAATTGGTTATTGCCTCGATTATGAAGGCTTTACTCCAGCAACGTTTTAAAGATGCATTACTCATGGTAAGACGACATAggatagattttaatttttttgttgatgCATGTGGGTGGCAAAGCTTTCTTCAGTCAACTGGTGAGGTTAACAATTTGAGTCATATAACTGAGTTTGTTTGCTCcataaagaatgaaaatatcATTGATACATTATACAAAAGCTATTTATTTGTCCCTAGTGTAACAAAAGCTCAAGATGTTGAATCTGGAGATGTCAAGGATTATGGTAGTAAACACAAAGTCTCCTCTGTCCTCCTTGTTATTCAGATGGCTCTTGAGAAGCATGTAGTTGAAAGCCCTGCAAGAGAACTTTGCATTTTGACCACTCTAGCTCGAAGTGATCCCCCAGCCCTTGAAGAAGCTCTAGAGAGGGTAAAGGTCCTCCGAGAAATGGAGTTATCAGATTCAGATGATCCCAGGAAAACACACTATCCTTCTGCTAAGGAAGCTATGAAACATCTTTTATTGTTATCTGATTCTGAGGCTGTTTTTGAGTCAGCTTTAGGTCTTTATGATTTAAATCTTGCTGCTATGGTTGCCCTTAATTCTCAAAAGGATCCAAAAGAATTTCTTCCATATCTTCCAGAGCGTCTCCATGACTCTCGGAGAGCTTCTGCACCGTCGAAGACTCCGCGGGGTAAAAACCTAACAACGGCGGCGCCGCCAATGATCATTGTGTTCTCCAACTCTACTTGGACTTCCGAGCTTCAGCTATGAACGTCGCCGCTGCCGCCCATCGGAAACCTCCTCAAGGAGCTATCCACCAAGTGCGAGATGGAAACCTCCTCAAGAAAAGTCAAGTTGAAATGAGTGCCATgtcatatttttaatatctatttAAACAAGTTAATGAAAAATACTTCCACATCAGCATATGGAAACCTGTAACTTGATGAAAACCTGCAAAAAGTTCTAAGGCGAAAAAAATTTAGTGGTTCGTGGATGGAATAATCACTTATGAAAGTACAGGGTGCAGCATGACAAATCGCTTATAGTTCATGGTGccggatgacactttagccaaaaaaaaaagtaagatagagggaggaaaaagaaaaaatatgaaaaaaaaaaattttaaagcgGTTTACATGCTTAGTAGGTGCGCCAATGCCTACTTgcaatgaatattt
It includes:
- the LOC116005528 gene encoding D-glycerate 3-kinase, chloroplastic; amino-acid sequence: MAVPNVIVSYPANPWQLTSPSASLSFHCYNHRYFNNNNSFIINNNNNAKQQHYFNVVSSLPLPKVGTAAKPKLSCFTSRMPFCSSDSPGSWMQDHSSHHDSPASNGRKHSSSVHSVSPTKSVEVASVNDLYDFICSGPLVNKTGLTPEAVAESIDKWIEYGSILCRLFQLNQLTLNLPQKVRIYHYYIPVFLWCEKEIADHCSKFKGADEVPPLVIGFSAPQGCGKTTLVFALDYLFQVTGRKSAMLSIDDFYLTAEDQAKLRESNPGNLLLELRGNAGSHDLPFAVETLTALTKLTKEGTKMKLPRYDKSAYSGRGDRADPSTWPEIEGPLTVVLFEGWMLGFKPLPSEVVKAVDPQLETVNKNLEAYYDAWDKFVKSWIVIKIQDPTCVYNWRLQAEIAMRADGKPGMSDEEVKDFVSRYLPAYHAYLPTLYSEGPSGADPDHFLLIEIDEGRNPILGC